In Pseudomonadota bacterium, a genomic segment contains:
- a CDS encoding F0F1 ATP synthase subunit A, giving the protein MADGTEGGGLSIKPMDQFEVKSLFGAGDGGIGMFTITNVTLWMALAVVATVLTFVVATRGRAVIPSRAQSVAELFYGFVHNMVVDVAGKDAVKFFPYIMTLFVFIFFANFLGLIPMSFTTTSHIAVTAVLALGVFLTVTIVGFVKNGAGFLSLFWVSAAPLPLRPVLAIIEIISYFVRPVSHSIRLAGNMMAGHAVLKVFAGFAAAGIAFAPVSVIAVTAVYGLEVLVSAIQAYVFTILTCVYLKDALHPHH; this is encoded by the coding sequence ATGGCTGACGGCACGGAGGGCGGTGGTCTCTCGATCAAGCCCATGGATCAGTTCGAGGTGAAGTCGCTCTTCGGCGCGGGCGACGGTGGCATCGGCATGTTCACCATCACCAACGTCACGCTCTGGATGGCGCTGGCGGTGGTGGCGACGGTGCTGACCTTCGTGGTGGCCACGCGGGGCCGCGCCGTGATCCCGAGCCGCGCACAGTCTGTCGCCGAGCTCTTTTACGGCTTCGTGCACAACATGGTCGTCGATGTGGCGGGCAAGGACGCTGTGAAGTTCTTTCCCTACATCATGACGCTCTTCGTTTTCATCTTCTTCGCGAACTTCCTCGGGCTCATCCCGATGAGCTTCACGACCACCTCGCACATCGCGGTCACGGCCGTCCTCGCGCTCGGCGTCTTTCTGACGGTCACCATCGTGGGCTTCGTCAAGAATGGCGCGGGCTTTCTCAGCCTCTTCTGGGTCTCGGCCGCACCGCTGCCGCTGCGCCCGGTGCTCGCGATCATCGAGATCATCTCTTACTTCGTGCGCCCGGTGAGCCACTCCATTCGTTTGGCCGGCAACATGATGGCCGGTCACGCGGTCCTGAAGGTGTTCGCGGGCTTTGCCGCGGCGGGCATCGCATTCGCACCGGTTTCAGTGATCGCCGTGACGGCGGTCTACGGGCTCGAGGTGCTGGTATCGGCCATCCAGGCCTACGTCTTCACCATTCTCACCTGCGTGTATCTCAAGGACGCACTGCACCCGCATCACTAA
- a CDS encoding F0F1 ATP synthase subunit C: MEGDIAQMGQFIGAGLAAIGSGAAAIGVGHVAGNFLAGALRNPSAAGGQTATLFIGIAFAEALGIFSFLVALLLMFAV, from the coding sequence ATGGAAGGCGATATCGCACAAATGGGTCAATTCATCGGCGCAGGCCTCGCAGCCATCGGCTCGGGCGCAGCTGCCATCGGTGTGGGCCACGTGGCCGGCAACTTCCTCGCCGGCGCCCTGCGCAACCCGTCCGCCGCCGGCGGCCAGACCGCAACGCTCTTCATCGGCATCGCATTCGCAGAAGCGCTCGGGATCTTCTCGTTCCTCGTCGCTCTGCTCCTGATGTTCGCCGTCTGA
- a CDS encoding F0F1 ATP synthase subunit B', translated as MADEATAAEGAASSPGMPQLDFSTFPNQILWLVVTLVVIYFILARVALPRIGGVLAERAGTITNDIAAAEELKSRAADAEEAYNKALADARSEAQKIAAKTKADIQAQLDKELEKADAEIAARTAESEKAIAAIRESAVESIAEVARDTAGEIVSALGGKADEKAVSAAIDDRMKG; from the coding sequence ATGGCTGACGAAGCCACCGCGGCAGAGGGCGCAGCAAGCAGCCCGGGCATGCCGCAACTCGATTTCTCGACGTTCCCGAACCAGATCCTTTGGCTCGTGGTGACGCTCGTCGTGATCTACTTCATCCTGGCGCGCGTGGCGTTGCCGCGGATCGGGGGCGTCTTGGCCGAACGTGCCGGGACGATCACCAACGACATCGCCGCGGCGGAGGAGTTGAAATCCCGCGCCGCCGACGCCGAAGAGGCCTACAACAAGGCCCTCGCCGATGCGCGCTCGGAAGCGCAGAAGATCGCCGCCAAGACCAAGGCAGACATTCAGGCGCAGCTCGATAAGGAGCTCGAGAAGGCCGATGCCGAGATCGCGGCCCGCACGGCGGAAAGCGAGAAGGCCATCGCCGCCATCCGTGAAAGCGCCGTTGAGAGCATCGCCGAGGTTGCACGCGACACCGCGGGCGAGATCGTCTCGGCCCTGGGCGGCAAGGCCGACGAGAAGGCCGTGAGCGCTGCTATCGACGACCGGATGAAAGGATAA
- a CDS encoding F0F1 ATP synthase subunit B produces MRKLLILAAMVAASPALAYSEKNPFTARFWSLGNSDFVVAISFFVFIGVLVYFGVPKLLMKMLDDRAAGIKSELDEARALREEAQALLASYERKQKDVQNQADDIVANAREEAEAAAEQAKADISRSVERRLAAAEEQIASAEAAAVKEVRDRAIAVAVAAAGDIMAKGLSAAEANKFIDAGIAEVEAKLH; encoded by the coding sequence ATGCGCAAGCTTCTGATCCTCGCCGCCATGGTCGCTGCGAGCCCGGCCCTCGCCTATTCGGAGAAGAACCCCTTCACCGCCCGGTTCTGGTCTCTCGGGAACAGTGACTTCGTCGTCGCGATCTCGTTCTTCGTCTTTATCGGCGTTCTCGTCTACTTCGGCGTGCCGAAGCTCCTGATGAAGATGCTCGATGACCGCGCCGCGGGCATCAAGTCCGAGCTCGACGAGGCCCGCGCGCTCCGCGAGGAGGCGCAGGCGCTGCTCGCATCCTATGAGCGCAAGCAGAAAGATGTGCAGAACCAGGCCGATGACATCGTCGCCAATGCGCGCGAGGAGGCCGAAGCGGCCGCAGAGCAGGCCAAGGCCGACATCTCGCGTTCCGTGGAGCGGCGCCTCGCCGCCGCTGAAGAGCAGATCGCCTCTGCCGAGGCCGCAGCCGTGAAAGAGGTCCGGGACCGCGCCATCGCTGTCGCCGTCGCTGCCGCGGGCGACATCATGGCCAAGGGGCTCTCTGCCGCCGAGGCCAACAAGTTCATCGACGCAGGCATCGCGGAGGTGGAGGCGAAGCTCCACTGA
- a CDS encoding FCD domain-containing protein encodes MPFEKIQSERLSAAVVTQIELLILRGILRPGERLPAERDLADRLGVSRPSLREAIASLAEDGLVESRAGAGVFVADVLTPAFSPALVRLFERHDEAVFDYLSFRRDLEGLAAERAARRASETDLAVIAEVMDKMEVAHKKRSGADEAALDAEFHLAIIEASHNTVMLHMMRSMFGLLREGVFYNRKIMFAQRTTRTKLLTQHRAINAALQERDAARARKAVEDHLAYVESCLRDHRLALRHETIARQRLEHEKTR; translated from the coding sequence ATGCCTTTCGAAAAGATCCAGTCCGAGCGCCTGAGCGCCGCCGTTGTCACGCAGATCGAGCTCTTGATCCTGCGCGGCATCCTGCGGCCGGGAGAGCGGCTTCCGGCGGAGCGCGACCTTGCCGACAGGCTGGGGGTTTCGCGGCCGTCGCTCCGGGAGGCCATCGCGAGCCTCGCGGAGGACGGGCTCGTGGAGAGCCGCGCGGGGGCCGGGGTCTTTGTCGCCGACGTCCTCACGCCCGCTTTCTCTCCCGCCCTCGTGCGCCTCTTCGAGCGCCACGACGAGGCTGTCTTCGACTACCTGTCCTTCCGCCGTGATCTCGAGGGGCTGGCTGCCGAACGCGCGGCCCGCCGCGCCTCGGAAACGGACCTCGCCGTGATCGCGGAGGTCATGGACAAGATGGAAGTCGCGCACAAGAAGCGCAGCGGCGCGGACGAGGCGGCGCTCGATGCCGAGTTCCACCTCGCGATCATCGAGGCTTCGCACAACACCGTCATGCTGCACATGATGCGCTCCATGTTCGGGCTGCTCCGCGAAGGGGTGTTTTACAACCGGAAGATCATGTTCGCCCAGCGCACCACGCGCACGAAGCTTCTCACCCAGCACCGCGCCATCAACGCGGCACTGCAGGAGCGTGATGCAGCCCGGGCGCGGAAAGCGGTCGAAGACCACCTCGCCTATGTCGAAAGCTGCCTGCGCGATCACCGGCTGGCACTCCGCCACGAGACCATCGCGCGCCAGCGGCTCGAGCACGAAAAGACGCGCTGA
- a CDS encoding OmpA family protein, whose translation MPKAPMFIAALSLTALAACTDPATFDPAAPDQNRTQQGALAGAVTGAILGAATSDNEARGAIIGAAVGAGAGAVIGQQVDRQEAALRQQLSGQVVVIRQGNQLIVRMPQDILFDSGSATLRPDLQGDIRSLAANLQRFPDSTVTVIGHTDSDGTAEFNQALSERRAASVAGILQQNGVAGFRINSLGRGESQPIADNLTPEGKRQNRRVDIVINPTA comes from the coding sequence ATGCCAAAAGCACCCATGTTCATCGCCGCCCTTTCGCTCACTGCGCTGGCGGCCTGCACAGACCCGGCCACCTTCGACCCCGCCGCCCCCGATCAGAACCGCACGCAGCAGGGCGCGCTCGCCGGCGCCGTGACCGGCGCCATCCTCGGCGCGGCGACCTCCGACAACGAGGCGCGCGGCGCGATCATCGGGGCCGCCGTTGGCGCGGGCGCGGGCGCTGTCATCGGCCAGCAGGTGGACAGACAGGAGGCCGCTCTCAGGCAGCAGCTCTCCGGTCAGGTCGTGGTGATCCGCCAGGGCAACCAGCTCATCGTGCGCATGCCCCAGGACATTCTCTTCGACAGCGGCAGCGCCACGCTGCGCCCGGATCTGCAGGGAGACATCCGCAGCCTCGCGGCCAACCTCCAGCGCTTCCCCGACAGCACCGTGACCGTCATCGGCCACACCGACAGCGACGGCACCGCCGAGTTCAACCAGGCCCTTTCGGAGCGCCGCGCGGCCTCCGTGGCCGGTATCCTCCAGCAGAACGGCGTGGCGGGCTTCCGGATCAACTCGCTGGGTCGCGGCGAAAGCCAGCCCATCGCCGACAACCTCACGCCCGAGGGCAAGCGGCAGAACCGCCGGGTCGATATCGTCATCAACCCGACCGCGTGA
- a CDS encoding bifunctional helix-turn-helix domain-containing protein/methylated-DNA--[protein]-cysteine S-methyltransferase: MTDASPTMDHSYHYHIIGRAISAIDAADAPIKLEALAREAGLSPEHFQRTFTAWAGVSPKRFQQYLTLGHAKSLLKERFTTLETAHAVGLSGTSRLHDLFLRWEAMSPGDFARGGAAQVISYGWFDTPFGDALAMGTERGLCGLAFAEECGRAEAMADMRSRWPEARYIEAPDVLAADIAAAFGTGAAGAGREARLLLVGRPLQIKVWEALMRIPSGQVTTYSEIAQAVGAPKATRAVGTAVGRNPISYLIPCHRALRKSGGLGGYHWGLPVKRTILAYEAARSEAQETAA, translated from the coding sequence ATGACAGATGCGAGCCCCACCATGGACCACAGCTATCACTACCACATCATCGGTCGCGCAATCTCGGCCATCGATGCTGCCGATGCCCCGATCAAGCTCGAGGCGCTGGCCCGCGAGGCCGGGCTCTCGCCCGAGCACTTCCAGCGCACGTTCACCGCCTGGGCCGGCGTCTCGCCCAAGCGCTTCCAGCAATACCTGACGCTGGGCCACGCCAAATCGCTTCTGAAAGAACGGTTCACCACGCTTGAGACGGCCCATGCCGTGGGGCTCTCGGGGACGTCCCGGCTCCACGATCTATTCCTGCGTTGGGAGGCGATGAGCCCCGGCGACTTCGCCCGCGGGGGCGCCGCACAGGTCATTTCCTATGGCTGGTTCGACACGCCCTTCGGCGACGCGCTGGCCATGGGGACGGAGCGCGGCCTCTGCGGTCTCGCTTTCGCGGAGGAATGCGGGCGCGCGGAGGCCATGGCCGACATGCGGAGCCGCTGGCCCGAGGCGCGCTATATTGAGGCGCCGGATGTTCTCGCGGCCGACATTGCCGCGGCCTTCGGGACGGGCGCCGCCGGGGCCGGGCGCGAGGCGCGTCTTCTCCTCGTGGGGCGCCCGCTTCAGATCAAGGTCTGGGAAGCGCTCATGCGCATCCCCTCCGGACAGGTCACGACCTACAGCGAGATCGCGCAGGCCGTGGGCGCGCCCAAGGCCACCCGCGCCGTGGGCACCGCCGTGGGGCGCAATCCGATCAGCTACCTCATCCCCTGCCACCGGGCGCTGCGCAAATCCGGCGGGCTGGGCGGATATCATTGGGGTCTGCCGGTGAAGCGCACGATTCTCGCCTACGAGGCGGCAAGGTCCGAGGCGCAGGAAACCGCCGCCTGA
- a CDS encoding MipA/OmpV family protein, with product MTAKTFLFAMGAGALCAASAQAETSLAFSLGVGAQVQQDYFGSEDYSVGPTGSFSPQYLRLGTLEFGNQDPNVETFGFFPRGSFRFIGERSADDNSELTGLEDIDLSVELGGGVGFRGEAFQAFADLRYGVVGHESLVAEVGADAILRPANDVTLTVGPRALWGSEDYAQTYFGVTAAEEAASAFTEFEPDSGLVSAGIEAAITYDFNSDWALRGTATWDRFVGDAADSPIVEEEDAFGLSVQVIRSFAF from the coding sequence ATGACTGCCAAGACGTTTCTCTTTGCCATGGGGGCCGGAGCCCTCTGCGCTGCGAGTGCGCAAGCGGAGACGTCGCTCGCCTTCTCCTTGGGGGTCGGCGCGCAGGTGCAGCAGGATTACTTCGGCTCCGAGGATTACAGCGTGGGGCCCACGGGCTCCTTCAGCCCGCAATACCTGCGTCTCGGGACGCTGGAATTCGGGAACCAGGACCCGAATGTGGAGACCTTCGGTTTCTTTCCGCGCGGGTCCTTCCGCTTCATCGGGGAGCGCAGCGCCGACGACAATTCCGAACTCACGGGGCTCGAAGACATCGATCTGAGCGTGGAGCTCGGCGGCGGTGTGGGCTTCCGCGGCGAAGCGTTCCAGGCCTTTGCGGACCTGCGCTACGGCGTCGTGGGCCATGAAAGCCTCGTGGCGGAAGTGGGCGCGGACGCGATCCTGCGCCCGGCCAACGACGTGACCCTCACGGTGGGCCCCCGTGCTCTTTGGGGCTCGGAGGACTACGCGCAGACCTACTTTGGCGTGACGGCGGCGGAAGAAGCGGCTTCCGCCTTCACGGAGTTCGAGCCCGACAGCGGGCTTGTGAGCGCGGGCATCGAGGCCGCGATCACCTACGATTTCAATTCCGACTGGGCCCTGCGCGGCACGGCCACGTGGGACCGGTTCGTAGGCGATGCCGCCGACAGCCCCATCGTCGAGGAAGAGGATGCCTTCGGCCTTTCCGTGCAGGTGATCCGCAGCTTCGCCTTCTGA
- the nth gene encoding endonuclease III, whose product MAKPAKQLSYPVMRAIFARFAAAEPEPRGELDHVNAFTLVVAVALSAQATDKGVNKATATLFKVADTPEKMLALGEEGVIEHIKTIGLFRNKAKNVIKLSRILVEEYGGEVPNSRAALESLPGVGRKTANVVLNMWWGHPAQAVDTHIFRVGNRTGIAPGKDVVAVERAIEDNVPVDFQRHAHHWLILHGRYICTARKPRCEDCVISDLVGCKESCA is encoded by the coding sequence ATGGCCAAGCCCGCAAAACAACTGAGCTATCCCGTCATGCGCGCGATCTTTGCGCGCTTCGCGGCCGCCGAGCCCGAGCCGCGCGGCGAGCTCGACCATGTGAACGCATTCACGCTCGTCGTTGCCGTCGCGCTTTCGGCGCAGGCCACCGACAAGGGCGTCAACAAGGCCACAGCCACGCTCTTCAAGGTCGCCGACACGCCCGAAAAGATGCTCGCGCTGGGGGAAGAGGGCGTCATCGAGCACATCAAGACGATCGGTCTTTTCCGCAACAAGGCCAAGAACGTCATCAAGCTCTCCCGGATCCTCGTGGAGGAGTATGGCGGCGAGGTCCCCAACAGCCGCGCGGCGCTCGAGAGCCTGCCCGGCGTGGGGCGCAAGACCGCCAACGTGGTGCTCAACATGTGGTGGGGCCACCCCGCGCAGGCGGTGGACACGCATATCTTCCGCGTGGGCAATCGCACGGGCATTGCGCCGGGCAAGGATGTCGTGGCCGTGGAGCGCGCCATCGAGGACAACGTTCCAGTCGACTTCCAGCGCCACGCCCATCACTGGCTTATCCTCCATGGCCGGTATATCTGCACCGCGCGCAAACCTCGCTGCGAGGATTGCGTGATCTCGGATCTGGTGGGCTGCAAGGAGAGCTGTGCGTGA
- a CDS encoding adenosine kinase encodes MGNAVSDVIAPASDAFLDHMGIEKGIMQLVEQARAQVLYAAMGERTETPGGSVANTIAGLGSLGLKTAFVGRVADDSLGRTYATAMAEQGTDFPNAPVAGAGLPTSHSMIFVSPDGERSMNTYLGISAEVGPEHLPDGVFEDCAYLFFEGYLFDKDPGKAAFYAAAERTRGAGGKAGITLSDPFCVERHRADFRTLVAGALDYVIGNEAELLSLYEVTDVDAALAAAADDCELVVCTRSGRGVAIQRGAERVDVPVKTVTPVDATGAGDQFAAGFLNGLVTGQSLAAAGRMGCVAAAEVISHMGPRPEADLRQLFVAHGI; translated from the coding sequence ATGGGCAATGCCGTCTCCGACGTGATCGCCCCGGCCTCCGACGCCTTCCTCGATCACATGGGCATCGAGAAAGGGATCATGCAACTTGTCGAGCAGGCGCGGGCGCAGGTGCTCTATGCCGCCATGGGCGAGCGCACCGAGACGCCCGGGGGCTCTGTGGCCAATACCATCGCGGGGCTCGGATCGCTTGGGTTGAAGACCGCCTTCGTGGGCCGCGTGGCCGATGACAGCCTCGGCCGGACCTACGCCACGGCCATGGCCGAGCAGGGCACGGATTTTCCAAATGCGCCGGTGGCGGGCGCGGGACTGCCCACCTCGCATTCGATGATCTTCGTGTCGCCGGACGGCGAGCGCTCCATGAATACCTATCTCGGGATCTCAGCGGAGGTGGGGCCCGAGCACCTGCCCGACGGCGTCTTCGAGGATTGCGCCTACCTCTTCTTCGAGGGCTACCTCTTCGACAAGGATCCCGGGAAGGCCGCGTTCTACGCGGCGGCCGAGCGGACCCGGGGGGCCGGGGGCAAGGCCGGCATCACGCTCTCGGATCCGTTCTGCGTCGAGCGTCACCGCGCGGATTTCCGGACCCTCGTGGCGGGCGCGCTCGACTACGTCATCGGCAACGAGGCGGAGCTCTTGTCGCTCTACGAGGTGACGGACGTGGATGCGGCCCTCGCGGCGGCCGCGGATGATTGCGAGCTCGTGGTCTGCACGCGATCGGGGCGCGGCGTGGCGATCCAGCGGGGCGCGGAGCGCGTGGATGTGCCGGTGAAGACGGTAACGCCGGTGGATGCCACCGGCGCGGGCGATCAGTTCGCGGCGGGCTTTCTCAACGGTCTCGTGACGGGCCAGTCGCTCGCCGCGGCGGGGCGCATGGGCTGCGTGGCCGCCGCCGAGGTTATCAGCCATATGG